The Corvus cornix cornix isolate S_Up_H32 chromosome 8, ASM73873v5, whole genome shotgun sequence sequence AGGCCGCCCCGGGCTGGCGGGGGACGGTGGCACTGGGGGACGGCTCCGGGAGGACCTGCAGCCACCGGGTCCTTTCGTGGTGGGGAGGAAAAGTGGGGTTCACTTTCCCCCGCCGGGAAGgctggagaaagagaaggggagGGCAGGTCGTACAGGGAGTCACCgttccctctgctctctccGCAGGCGCTGGGCTGGGCACCGTGTCCCTCTGGGGTAGCCTCCTGCTCGCTGCCGGCCTTGCCCTCGACCCAGCACCGCCAATCTGCAACTGCTCAGAGCCCATGGACTACCAGGCTTTCCGGGAGGCTCCgctccctgagagctgctgcctcaaCTTCACCAGCTCCAACATCACCCACCTGGACTGGGGTGCACTGGTGGGGGTGCAGGGGCTGCGGGAGCTCTACCTCTCGCACTGCAGCATCACGGCCATCAGCAATGCACAGGGAGTCCCTCCTGCCTTGGAAGTCTTACATTTAAGTCACAACCTGCTGGAAAGTCTCCCTGGAAGCTTTCTGGAAGATGCCCCTAATTTGAGGGTTCTTTATCTGGACAGCAACCAGCTCCAGGAGCTACCCAAGTCCTTCCTGAAAGCATCTTCCCAGGTCCAGGAGGTCTACCTGGGCTTCAATGCCCTCACCTTCCTTCCTGCCAGCCTCCTGAAGccatctctgctccagcttcaGCTCTCCAACAACAGCTGGGACTGCAGCTGCGCTTTGCTCACCAACCTGGAGGGTTGgtccagccaggctgctgaggTTATCTGCCACACACCAGAGCACTACCACGGTGTGGGTCTCCAGAGCATCCCCCGGGATGAGCTGTGTCGCTCACACAGTCTCACCGCTCTCTTCATCTGCCTGCCCCCTCTCCTCATCCTCACCACCATCACTTGGTGCTTCTGCcggcag is a genomic window containing:
- the LOC104695254 gene encoding uncharacterized protein LOC104695254 isoform X1 — protein: MGRAAAGAGLGTVSLWGSLLLAAGLALDPAPPICNCSEPMDYQAFREAPLPESCCLNFTSSNITHLDWGALVGVQGLRELYLSHCSITAISNAQGVPPALEVLHLSHNLLESLPGSFLEDAPNLRVLYLDSNQLQELPKSFLKASSQVQEVYLGFNALTFLPASLLKPSLLQLQLSNNSWDCSCALLTNLEGWSSQAAEVICHTPEHYHGVGLQSIPRDELCRSHSLTALFICLPPLLILTTITWCFCRQKKKTNYSLQSRSQSHRAMAERSSVPVSAEPHHYIPYELPAAPSRTEKKVLLGKQVVLQPFVDPLESSRDLYEEVEIQVGSPSSSQVPSHEGQLGTPAPRAEELGSEPEVDTVSVSEVLKDSADREKIYMSQSTSYYNLVPGIELEDSDNLEYETIDLH
- the LOC104695254 gene encoding leucine-rich repeat-containing protein 3B-like isoform X2, with product MDYQAFREAPLPESCCLNFTSSNITHLDWGALVGVQGLRELYLSHCSITAISNAQGVPPALEVLHLSHNLLESLPGSFLEDAPNLRVLYLDSNQLQELPKSFLKASSQVQEVYLGFNALTFLPASLLKPSLLQLQLSNNSWDCSCALLTNLEGWSSQAAEVICHTPEHYHGVGLQSIPRDELCRSHSLTALFICLPPLLILTTITWCFCRQKKKTNYSLQSRSQSHRAMAERSSVPVSAEPHHYIPYELPAAPSRTEKKVLLGKQVVLQPFVDPLESSRDLYEEVEIQVGSPSSSQVPSHEGQLGTPAPRAEELGSEPEVDTVSVSEVLKDSADREKIYMSQSTSYYNLVPGIELEDSDNLEYETIDLH